From Xanthocytophaga agilis, the proteins below share one genomic window:
- the infB gene encoding translation initiation factor IF-2, with protein sequence MGEEKMMRLSQVARQLNVGTSTILDVLGQRGFKVENSPNAKITSEQFEILAKEFKGSALEKKEASELTIGKKHNENLVVDANRPERRDKTEEEEFFIPPHISEKETPVIKETPGVQEPSAVRSETGRITLPGVKILGKIELDKKGNPIPPKVQPQPQPVVEPVVEKIEEVKPPVEEKVIETPVQQPPVEKAPEVKEVEPVVQNVEPVKVEKVEEPVKEVEQPVVTPPVVVAQEVPQQQKPKETPLPKVETKTEKPIEKSIPPQPKSNPVEATQPEERVELVKARGETLRGLSVLGKIELPLDKDKRKKGGPAGNNNPANAANDDDKKKKKRKRKRLKSGQPENNTNNTTEAGKPKGQPSNTNANTNNNTNTNTNTGQSKNKPVGNNNNNNSNNNNSNNNNNRQQGNKRNKNKREEVSDREVQDQLKATLAKMGGRNAIRGKGKTRSRDNREEVIGEVEETNILRVTEFVSVNDMASLMNVSVNDVISVCLNLGMFVSINQRLDAEAITIIADEFNYDVKFISAEEEIEGNLISNEEDVEEDLKPRAPIVTIMGHVDHGKTSLLDYIRKAKVAAGEAGGITQHIGAYDVITDSGKKITFLDTPGHEAFTAMRARGAKITDVVIIVVAADDNVMPQTKEAINHAQSAGVPIVIAINKIDKPNANPEKIREELAKENVLVEEWGGKYQSQEISAKSGKGIDELLEKVLLEAELLDLKANPKKKAVGSVIEAALDKGRGYVATVMVQAGTLKIGDILLAGAHYGRIKAMLNHKGARVKEVGPSTPVQILGLDGAPQAGEKFNVMESERDAREIANKREQILREQSIRTRRHITLDEIGRRLALDSFRELNLIVKGDVDGSVEALADSLLRLSTDEVQVRIIHKGVGQISEADVMLASASDAVIVGFQVRPSVNARKAAENEEIEIRLYSIIYDAINEVKDAMEGMLAPKVEEVIMGTIEVREVFKISKIGTVAGCYVQEGLIKRNNKIRVIRDGIVVHTGEIDALKRFKDDVNEVKFGYECGLSVKNFNDLLTGDTIESFENRETKRTL encoded by the coding sequence ATGGGAGAAGAAAAAATGATGCGATTAAGTCAGGTTGCCAGACAACTCAACGTAGGGACTTCCACTATACTGGATGTGCTGGGGCAGCGTGGCTTTAAAGTAGAAAATTCACCGAATGCAAAAATTACTTCTGAGCAATTTGAAATACTGGCAAAAGAATTCAAAGGATCAGCTTTAGAGAAAAAAGAAGCTTCTGAACTTACTATTGGTAAGAAACATAATGAGAATCTGGTTGTAGATGCTAATCGGCCAGAGCGTCGTGACAAGACGGAAGAAGAAGAGTTTTTTATTCCACCTCATATTTCTGAGAAAGAGACACCTGTTATTAAAGAAACGCCTGGTGTTCAGGAACCTTCTGCTGTTCGTTCAGAAACAGGGCGTATCACTTTACCTGGAGTGAAGATATTAGGAAAAATAGAGCTGGACAAGAAAGGAAATCCTATTCCTCCAAAAGTTCAGCCACAACCTCAACCAGTAGTTGAACCCGTGGTTGAAAAAATAGAAGAAGTAAAACCTCCTGTAGAGGAGAAAGTTATAGAAACACCTGTGCAACAACCTCCAGTGGAGAAGGCACCTGAAGTAAAAGAAGTGGAGCCAGTAGTTCAGAATGTAGAGCCTGTTAAGGTAGAGAAGGTAGAAGAACCTGTAAAAGAAGTTGAACAACCTGTTGTAACTCCGCCTGTAGTAGTGGCGCAAGAAGTTCCTCAGCAACAAAAACCTAAAGAAACTCCATTGCCTAAAGTTGAAACAAAAACGGAAAAACCTATTGAGAAATCGATACCTCCTCAGCCTAAGAGTAATCCTGTAGAAGCAACTCAACCAGAAGAAAGGGTTGAATTGGTAAAGGCAAGAGGAGAAACATTGAGAGGGTTATCTGTTTTGGGAAAAATAGAGTTGCCTTTAGATAAAGATAAACGTAAAAAAGGTGGACCTGCTGGTAACAATAACCCGGCTAATGCTGCGAATGATGATGATAAGAAAAAGAAGAAACGTAAGCGTAAACGGTTAAAATCAGGCCAACCAGAGAATAATACTAATAACACTACAGAAGCAGGAAAGCCAAAAGGCCAGCCTTCGAATACGAATGCCAATACAAACAATAATACCAATACCAACACGAATACAGGACAATCAAAGAACAAACCTGTTGGTAACAATAACAACAATAATAGTAATAATAACAACAGCAATAACAATAATAACAGACAGCAAGGTAATAAGCGGAACAAAAACAAGCGGGAAGAAGTATCCGATCGTGAGGTTCAGGACCAGCTAAAGGCAACCTTAGCCAAAATGGGTGGCCGTAATGCGATTCGTGGTAAAGGAAAGACTCGCTCCCGAGATAATCGCGAGGAGGTAATTGGGGAAGTAGAAGAAACAAACATCCTTCGTGTAACAGAGTTTGTGTCTGTAAATGATATGGCCTCTCTGATGAATGTTTCTGTAAACGATGTAATCTCAGTTTGTTTGAATCTGGGTATGTTCGTTTCTATTAACCAACGTCTGGATGCTGAGGCTATCACTATTATTGCAGATGAATTTAACTATGATGTTAAGTTTATCTCAGCAGAGGAGGAGATTGAAGGGAATCTGATTAGTAATGAGGAGGATGTAGAAGAAGATCTTAAGCCACGTGCTCCTATTGTTACAATTATGGGTCACGTTGACCACGGTAAAACCTCATTGCTGGATTATATTCGGAAGGCTAAAGTAGCTGCTGGTGAAGCTGGAGGTATTACACAGCACATTGGAGCATACGATGTAATTACAGATTCTGGTAAGAAAATTACGTTTCTGGATACACCTGGTCACGAGGCATTTACCGCTATGCGTGCCCGTGGTGCAAAAATCACAGACGTTGTTATTATTGTAGTAGCAGCTGACGATAATGTGATGCCTCAAACCAAAGAGGCTATTAACCACGCGCAGTCTGCCGGAGTTCCTATTGTAATTGCTATTAATAAGATTGATAAGCCTAATGCTAATCCTGAGAAAATCAGAGAAGAACTGGCAAAAGAAAATGTTCTGGTAGAAGAATGGGGTGGTAAATACCAAAGCCAGGAAATCTCTGCCAAAAGTGGAAAAGGTATTGACGAGCTGTTGGAAAAAGTGCTGTTGGAAGCAGAACTTCTTGATCTGAAAGCTAATCCGAAGAAGAAAGCTGTGGGATCTGTAATTGAAGCTGCACTGGATAAAGGCCGTGGATATGTTGCTACAGTAATGGTACAGGCCGGAACATTGAAAATTGGAGATATCTTATTGGCAGGTGCACACTACGGTCGTATAAAAGCGATGCTTAATCACAAGGGCGCACGTGTGAAAGAAGTTGGTCCATCTACTCCTGTACAGATATTAGGTTTGGATGGTGCACCACAGGCCGGTGAGAAATTTAATGTGATGGAGTCTGAACGTGATGCACGTGAGATTGCAAACAAACGTGAGCAGATTTTACGAGAGCAAAGTATACGGACGCGTCGCCACATTACCCTGGATGAAATAGGTCGTCGTCTGGCACTTGATTCGTTCCGTGAATTAAACCTGATTGTAAAAGGCGACGTGGATGGCTCTGTGGAAGCTTTGGCTGACTCTTTACTACGATTGTCTACAGATGAAGTTCAGGTACGTATTATCCATAAAGGTGTTGGACAAATTTCTGAGGCCGACGTTATGCTGGCTTCAGCTTCAGATGCTGTAATCGTTGGTTTCCAGGTACGTCCATCTGTTAATGCACGTAAAGCTGCAGAAAATGAAGAAATAGAAATTCGTCTGTATTCTATCATCTACGATGCTATCAATGAAGTGAAAGATGCTATGGAAGGCATGCTTGC
- the nusA gene encoding transcription termination factor NusA has translation MSKESKELIESFAEFARLKNIDRPTMIRILEDVFRTMIRKRYGADENFDIIINADNGDLEIWRFRKIVDDNSEDIWDHDKISLSDARKIEPDFEVDEEVAESIKLEDFGRRVVQTARQTLIQKVKDLEKDLLFQKYKELVGEIIVAEVYQILGKEIILLDAEGHELALPRTEQIPKDRFRKGDSVKAIVHRVEMVNGTPKIILSRTSPVFLERLFESEVPEVFDGVIAIKKIVREPGERAKVAVESFDDRIDPVGACVGMKGSRIHTIVRELDNENIDVINYTDNIELYISRALSPAKISRITIDEEEGRVAVYMRPDQVSLAIGKSGQNIRLAGKLVGMEIDVYRDTDEEGDEDIDLQEFDDEIERWIIDELRRVGLDTARSVLALSKEDLIRRTDLEEETIDDVLQILRQEFEEES, from the coding sequence ATGAGCAAAGAAAGTAAAGAACTGATTGAGTCATTTGCGGAGTTTGCGAGACTCAAAAACATTGACCGTCCGACAATGATCCGCATTCTGGAAGATGTTTTTCGGACAATGATCCGCAAGAGATATGGCGCCGATGAGAACTTTGATATCATTATAAATGCAGACAATGGTGATTTGGAGATCTGGCGTTTTCGCAAAATTGTAGATGATAACTCAGAAGATATCTGGGATCATGATAAAATATCACTGTCAGATGCCCGGAAGATAGAGCCTGATTTTGAGGTGGATGAGGAAGTAGCTGAGTCTATTAAGTTGGAAGATTTCGGACGTCGTGTAGTACAAACAGCACGCCAGACACTAATCCAAAAAGTAAAGGATCTGGAAAAAGATTTACTTTTTCAGAAATATAAGGAACTTGTTGGCGAAATAATTGTTGCAGAAGTATACCAGATATTAGGCAAAGAAATTATTCTGCTAGATGCAGAAGGTCATGAACTAGCCTTGCCTCGTACAGAACAGATTCCCAAAGACCGGTTTCGGAAAGGGGATTCTGTAAAAGCTATTGTACACCGTGTTGAAATGGTGAATGGCACTCCTAAGATTATTCTGTCTCGTACTTCTCCTGTATTCTTAGAAAGATTATTTGAAAGTGAAGTTCCTGAGGTGTTTGATGGGGTTATAGCCATTAAAAAAATTGTGCGTGAGCCAGGAGAAAGAGCAAAAGTGGCTGTTGAAAGCTTTGATGATCGGATAGATCCGGTTGGCGCATGTGTAGGAATGAAAGGATCTCGTATTCATACTATTGTTCGGGAACTGGACAATGAAAATATTGATGTTATTAATTACACAGATAACATTGAACTATATATTTCCCGTGCTCTAAGTCCAGCAAAAATCAGTCGTATTACCATTGATGAAGAAGAAGGCCGTGTTGCTGTCTATATGCGTCCGGACCAGGTTTCTCTGGCAATTGGTAAAAGTGGGCAAAACATCCGACTGGCTGGTAAACTGGTAGGCATGGAAATAGATGTATATCGAGATACAGATGAAGAGGGAGATGAAGATATTGATCTTCAGGAGTTTGATGACGAAATTGAACGTTGGATTATTGACGAACTTCGTCGTGTAGGTTTGGATACAGCCCGTAGCGTGCTAGCTCTGAGCAAAGAAGACTTGATTCGGAGAACAGATCTGGAAGAAGAAACAATTGACGATGTACTTCAGATATTGAGACAGGAATTTGAGGAAGAAAGCTAA
- the rimP gene encoding ribosome maturation factor RimP: MKDQEHIRQLVETQLSESPYFVVDVYVSGSRTTPKVTITLDGDNGIGIDTCADISRDVDKRIEEEGLFPKGYVLEVSSPGIDQPLKLVRQYPKHIGRQVRIHLKDGVTREGKLEAVDNENITFQEEIVNKANKKKKELVTATVAILDIDKAFVLVSFK; encoded by the coding sequence ATGAAAGACCAGGAACACATACGCCAATTAGTAGAAACACAACTAAGCGAATCTCCTTACTTTGTTGTTGATGTTTATGTAAGTGGTTCAAGAACTACTCCTAAAGTAACAATTACATTAGATGGAGACAATGGAATAGGAATTGATACCTGTGCAGATATAAGTCGTGATGTTGACAAGAGAATAGAAGAAGAGGGATTATTTCCTAAAGGATATGTATTGGAAGTTTCTTCACCAGGTATTGATCAGCCATTAAAATTAGTGCGTCAGTATCCCAAACATATAGGACGTCAGGTGCGTATTCACCTTAAGGATGGAGTTACAAGAGAAGGAAAGTTAGAGGCTGTTGATAATGAGAATATTACTTTTCAGGAAGAAATTGTAAATAAAGCTAATAAAAAGAAAAAAGAACTTGTCACGGCAACAGTTGCCATTCTGGATATTGATAAAGCATTTGTGCTGGTATCTTTCAAATAG
- a CDS encoding serine hydrolase, with the protein MKKLSLLPPSFLLLCLTHLSFSQTVNKDIQTLDGTVVSVQDVTQKLTPLLDSAHIPGLSLAIVNHSTIVYSHAFGVKDKTTKAPVTTNTLFEAASLTKTVFAFAVLKLVEEGKLSLDKPLHEYLDKPYEGLTDKRYNAITARMVLSHTTGFPNWRDDKLTIGFTPGEKFSYSGEGYVFLQKVVEHITQMPLDKLIQIKVFTPLFMKDSYMVWTSVIQPRVATAYDRSGKSVKGNQSKEANAAYSLYTTAEDYSRLLIAILKPAVLQSSSITAMLTPQISLSDAQPNLSWGLGWGLEKTAQGIVGFHWGDNPGYKAYTLLVPEKEKALVYFTNSDNGLNIRDQLVDVTLGGKYTLYDWLGYDQYNSPQTLLWETARVKGVQAGLDQYRKFKETAIIKPDENILYKLGYKFYYEKKYLEAIEVFQFNTKEYPSYWKTYVALADTYGNMEKMDLCIQNLEKAIELNPDFEQGKQMLKQLKEKK; encoded by the coding sequence ATGAAAAAGCTTTCACTTTTACCCCCAAGCTTTCTGCTACTTTGTCTGACTCATTTGTCATTTTCACAGACAGTCAACAAAGACATTCAAACCTTGGATGGGACTGTAGTTTCTGTCCAAGATGTAACACAGAAACTAACACCACTCCTGGACAGTGCACACATTCCAGGACTATCTCTTGCAATTGTGAATCACTCTACAATTGTTTATTCACATGCATTTGGTGTGAAAGATAAAACTACCAAAGCTCCTGTAACAACAAACACTCTGTTTGAAGCCGCCTCTCTAACAAAGACTGTTTTTGCGTTTGCTGTTTTAAAACTTGTAGAAGAAGGGAAACTTTCTCTGGATAAACCCTTGCATGAATATCTGGACAAACCCTATGAAGGGTTGACAGACAAACGGTATAATGCCATTACTGCCCGTATGGTACTTAGTCACACTACAGGCTTCCCTAACTGGCGGGACGATAAGCTTACTATCGGATTTACACCTGGAGAGAAGTTTAGTTATTCAGGTGAAGGATATGTATTTCTGCAAAAAGTAGTTGAGCACATCACCCAAATGCCTCTGGATAAACTCATTCAGATTAAAGTTTTTACACCTCTTTTCATGAAAGATAGCTACATGGTTTGGACTTCCGTTATACAACCACGGGTAGCAACTGCATATGATAGGAGTGGAAAATCGGTAAAGGGAAATCAATCCAAAGAAGCCAACGCCGCTTACTCACTTTATACAACAGCAGAAGATTACTCCCGGTTATTGATTGCGATTCTCAAACCTGCTGTTTTGCAGTCGTCATCCATTACCGCCATGCTTACCCCACAAATCTCTTTATCAGATGCACAACCTAATTTATCCTGGGGATTGGGATGGGGACTGGAAAAAACGGCACAAGGTATAGTAGGTTTTCATTGGGGTGATAATCCAGGCTATAAAGCGTATACACTACTAGTGCCTGAAAAAGAAAAGGCACTCGTTTATTTTACCAATAGTGACAATGGCTTGAACATTCGGGATCAACTGGTTGATGTTACGTTAGGAGGGAAGTATACCCTCTATGACTGGTTAGGCTATGATCAGTATAATTCCCCACAAACACTGTTATGGGAAACCGCCCGTGTAAAAGGTGTGCAAGCAGGTCTGGATCAATACCGAAAGTTCAAAGAAACAGCAATCATAAAACCAGATGAGAACATACTGTATAAGCTCGGGTACAAATTCTATTATGAGAAGAAGTATCTGGAAGCCATTGAAGTATTTCAGTTTAATACAAAAGAATATCCTTCCTATTGGAAAACCTATGTAGCCTTGGCGGATACCTATGGCAATATGGAGAAGATGGACTTGTGTATACAAAACCTTGAAAAAGCTATTGAGCTGAATCCTGACTTTGAGCAGGGCAAACAAATGCTCAAACAACTGAAAGAGAAGAAGTAA
- a CDS encoding type 1 glutamine amidotransferase domain-containing protein — protein MKTRKVLFVVTSYGEIQATGHKTGIWLEELASPYYLLSEQDIELVIASPKGGKAPIDPKSLAPDYVTASVKRFQQDADAQKKLDNTLALTEVKASDYDAIFYPGGHGPMWDLPENTQSIQLIESFYAANKPVALVCHAPAALKNVKGKDGAPLIKGKKVTGYSNSEEVAGNSTQECPFPLEDMLKEKGGNYESGGDWKPFLVTDGRLITGQNPASSELVATEILSQLGVTAKAK, from the coding sequence ATGAAAACCAGGAAAGTACTTTTTGTTGTTACATCCTATGGTGAAATACAAGCCACAGGACACAAAACCGGAATATGGCTCGAAGAATTGGCCTCTCCGTATTACCTTTTATCTGAACAGGATATCGAATTGGTGATTGCCTCACCTAAGGGAGGTAAAGCCCCAATAGACCCTAAAAGCCTTGCTCCCGACTATGTAACAGCCTCTGTGAAACGATTCCAGCAGGATGCAGATGCCCAGAAGAAACTGGATAACACGCTTGCCCTGACAGAGGTTAAAGCCAGTGATTATGATGCTATCTTCTATCCGGGTGGACATGGTCCTATGTGGGATCTGCCTGAGAACACACAGTCTATCCAACTCATCGAATCATTTTATGCAGCTAACAAACCTGTAGCTCTGGTATGTCATGCTCCGGCAGCGCTAAAAAATGTGAAGGGCAAAGATGGCGCCCCTTTAATTAAAGGCAAGAAAGTGACAGGTTATTCCAATAGTGAAGAAGTAGCCGGAAATTCTACTCAGGAATGTCCGTTCCCACTGGAAGACATGCTAAAAGAAAAAGGAGGTAACTATGAAAGTGGTGGAGACTGGAAACCTTTTCTGGTAACTGATGGCCGACTGATCACAGGACAAAATCCAGCTTCATCCGAACTGGTAGCAACTGAAATTCTGAGTCAATTGGGAGTTACTGCCAAAGCAAAATAG